One stretch of Lemur catta isolate mLemCat1 chromosome 2, mLemCat1.pri, whole genome shotgun sequence DNA includes these proteins:
- the CORO1A gene encoding coronin-1A: protein MSRQVVRSSKFRHVFGQPAKADQCYEDVRVSQTTWDSGFCAVNPKFVALICEASGGGAFLVLPLGKTGRVDKNAPTVCGHTAPVLDIAWCPHNDNVIASGSEDCTVMVWEIPDGGLTLPLREPVITLEGHTKRVGIVTWHPTAQNVLLSAGCDNVILVWDVGTGVAVLTLGPDVHPDTIYSVDWSRDGALICTSCRDKRVRIIEPRKGTVVAEKDRPHEGTRPVRAVFVSDGKILTTGFSRMSERQVALWDTKHLEEPLSLQELDTSSGVLLPFFDPDTNIVYLCGKGDSSIRYFEITSEAPFLHYLSMFSSKESQRGMGYMPKRGLEVNKCEIARFYKLHERRCEPIAMTVPRKSDLFQEDLYPPTAGPDPALTAEEWLGGRDAGPLLISLKDGYVPPKSRELRVNRGLDTGRRRAAPEASGTPSSDVVSRLEEEMRKLQATVQELQKRLDRLEETIQAK, encoded by the exons ATGAGCCGGCAGGTGGTCCGCTCTAGCAAGTTCCGCCACGTGTTTGGACAGCCAGCCAAGGCTGACCAGTGCTATGAGGATGTGCGTGTCTCACAGACCACCTGGGACAGTGGCTTCTGTGCCGTCAACCCCAAGTTCGTGGCCCTGATCTGTGAGGCCAGCGGGGGAGGAGCCTTCCTGGTGCTGCCCCTGGGCAAG ACTGGACGTGTGGACAAGAACGCACCCACAGTCTGTGGCCACACAGCCCCTGTGCTGGACATCGCCTGGTGCCCACATAATGACAATGTCATTGCCAGTGGCTCCGAGGACTGCACAGTCATG GTGTGGGAGATCCCCGATGGGGGCCTGACACTGCCCCTGCGGGAGCCCGTTATCACCCTCGAGGGCCACACCAAGCGCGTAGGCATCGTGACCTGGCACCCCACAGCCCAGAACGTGCTGCTAAGTGCAG GTTGTGACAATGTGATCCTGGTGTGGGACGTGGGCACTGGGGTGGCCGTGCTGACGCTGGGCCCAGACGTGCACCCAGACACGATCTACAGCGTGGACTGGAGCCGAGACGGAGCCCTCATCTGCACCTCCTGCCGCGACAAGCGCGTGCGCATAATTGAGCCCCGAAAAGGCACTGTTGTAGCT GAGAAGGACCGTCCGCACGAGGGGACCCGGCCTGTGCGTGCTGTGTTCGTGTCGGATGGAAAGATCCTGACCACGGGCTTCAGCCGCATGAGCGAGCGGCAGGTGGCGCTGTGGGACACA AAGCACCTGGAGGAGCCACTGTCCCTGCAGGAGCTGGACACAAGCAGCGGTGTCCTGCTGCCCTTCTTTGACCCCGACACCAACATTGTCTACCTCTGTGGCAAG GGTGACAGCTCTATCCGGTACTTTGAGATCACTTCTGAGGCCCCGTTCCTGCACTATCTCTCCATGTTCAGTTCCAAGGAGTCCCAGCGTGGCATGGGCTACATGCCCAAACGTGGCCTGGAGGTGAACAAGTGTGAGATTGCCAG ATTCTACAAGCTGCACGAGCGGAGGTGTGAGCCTATTGCCATGACAGTGCCTAGAAAG TCGGACCTGTTCCAGGAGGACCTGTATCCCCCTACTGCAGGGCCTGACCCTGCCCTGACAGCTGAGGAGTGGCTCGGGGGTCGGGATGCTGGGCCCCTCCTCATTTCCCTCAAGGATGGCTACGTACCCCCGAAGAGCCGGGAGCTAAGGGTCAACCGGGGCCTGGACACTGGGCGTAGAAGGGCAGCACCGGAGGCCAGTGGCACTCCCAGCTCG